The nucleotide window GAACCGAACATGATCACTATGACTGGgaaatgtttataataaaagtgatatttgtatatttttgtaacatgCGCACATACCTACCTATGTATATTCAGGTTTCGTTAGTTATTTTGGTTGATAATAGTATACGGAGCAGAACACTCTTTTTTGAGCTGGTTattcgataaataaaataaaatgcttAGGATGAAAAGTAGATAAATAACATAGAGAATTATGTAtgagtagaataaaaaaaaaaaaaaagaaaccgcgGTAGGTAGCTAATTAAGTAattgtattattaatttataataaaataaaaaaacatgattttaaaataaaaagtaacagTCATTTTTAGCCAAGAACACCTACTCAGGAGAAAAATCTACAAATTTAATGCATTTCGAACAATTGAATTGTtacgttatatatattttttaccgcttacaaataatatacatataaatacacacTACACAGTAGCTCTAAATTCCTAGTTATtaaaataaagatttttttcttttacagaaCTGACTGCTAAATACCGCCAAATTCCCCATTTAGGTATCAATTTAATTTCGGCtaatacatacaatataaataatcggatcctcattttttgttttgtacaATTCATTCTTTGAACATCgatcgttaaaaatttgacTTGCGTTCAATTTTAAACATTGGTAATTTAATCATcttcttttttgttcattcAAGTTTCCCCTTTTATATCCTCTCCATTTTCGCTTGACCTTTTCCGCGAAAAAGGATCAATGGCTTTCATCTTGTACTTTAGAtaagtttatttttcgttCTTGAAAGTTTAACGAGCTAATTGCGTTATTAACGCTGCGCACATTTCGAAGAATTCCATTGTGTGGTGACCCGTTAGTTGCGACTGGGTATTCATAGAATctgtaaaattaataacaaaagaCGTAGCTATAAATTGCGGATCAAACTCTTCGTATTTTGCAAATAAGTTATTGAAATTGTCGGTAACAAACCTTCATTAACGCTTTCTGTGTCCTCGCTTGATCTCGATTTAAAATCAAGCaagtaatttttgtaatctaCTTGATAGAGTTGCAAAGACATTTTGCTGTATTTATTAGTCACTTTGTTCTTGTGTCTAACTCGGACACTGTACGCATTGATAATTTTCCATTCCTGTATTAAACATAGGCACGTTAAAAGAGTTGAAACTAGCAAGTTGACGCATGACTCTTTGCAATTCGATATTTCACTCACAAAATTGAGAGCTGCCATAGCGCGATACACTTCATTCATAATATCGTTAGGCTTTGACTGGGACCTAATACCAAGATGCCACTTGGATCGCTTCACAGGTGTTCCGCGGCTCGCACCACTTGCTCCACTTTGAGTCTGCGCTGATGCTCCACCTTGAGAGTTTTTGGTTTCGCGCAATGCTGAAAAACGTCAATCAACTGTCAAGGAATTCAAAAGTACGAAACCTCTGTATACAATACATCTGAATTCTTGACGTTTGGAATAAATCTGAAACCCTCTCAACTCTGTTACACATAGataatctaattttttttttttcaaaattagagGCTCAATTGTCTTTGATTCGAAAAGCAGGTGGTTTATACTAACGAGCGATTCTCTCCGGATGAGGACGTAATGGACTGTTATTTGATTCGCTCGGACTAAAGGCAACTGGTGGAGGACTGGAGGCGACGTAAAAGTCCTTGTATTCCGCTTTCGCAGCCTCATCGGCAATCcttttattatcaattattagaTGATAAGCAATTGCCAATTGATCGTGAGGGTCGCAGCTCAGTAACGCAGAATGTACTTCACTATCCTTGACGTTGAACTTTTCGCAAACCTCACTAACAGCCCCTGTATCGATCACGGAAGAGTCTTGCTCGACAGGTGAAGGAAATAGATAAGTGGGCAACTCTTTCTGGAACCACTCGTGCTTTCTGTTTCGTAgagaaaggtaaaaaaaaataaaacccaTTTCAATCATTATATcatagaaataattatgacaaaaatgaaattggtAATTGAAcattaagattttttttttttcaataacaaatgatgcatataaaataatgtattatgCTGAGAATCTACTGGTATCAAAATAAGGGATGACCTGTGACACGGaggtatttgaaaaaatgtattgaatttgaataacttACTTTATATCTTCTATGGTAGCCCTTTTCATCGGGTCAACTTGCAGCATATGACATAACAGACTGACCACAGATTTGTTCAAATATTCCGGAATAGGAAAAATGCCAGCTGAAAATGGGAACAATAAATCGTCAAAAACTCTATCCATGTGTGATTCGATGAATGAATTGAACTTTAAGTTgcaaaatcaataaaaatattaatcttACGTCGTACAActtacttttaatttttctaaacaAAGTTGGCACATGCTCGTCGTCAAAAG belongs to Neodiprion lecontei isolate iyNeoLeco1 chromosome 5, iyNeoLeco1.1, whole genome shotgun sequence and includes:
- the LOC107221689 gene encoding 5'-AMP-activated protein kinase catalytic subunit alpha-2 isoform X2; the encoded protein is MTDKIQSGQPQPIVKIGHYTLGPTLGVGTFGKVKIGEHALTKLKVAVKILNRQKIKSLDVVGKIRREIQNLKLFRHPHIIKLYQVISTPTDIFMIMEYVSGGELFDYIVKHGKLKEHEARRFFQQIISGVDYCHRHMIVHRDLKPENLLLDHNLHVKIADFGLSNMMTDGEFLRTSCGSPNYAAPEVISGKLYAGPEVDIWSCGVILYALLCGTLPFDDEHVPTLFRKIKTGIFPIPEYLNKSVVSLLCHMLQVDPMKRATIEDIKKHEWFQKELPTYLFPSPVEQDSSVIDTGAVSEVCEKFNVKDSEVHSALLSCDPHDQLAIAYHLIIDNKRIADEAAKAEYKDFYVASSPPPVAFSPSESNNSPLRPHPERIAPLRETKNSQGGASAQTQSGASGASRGTPVKRSKWHLGIRSQSKPNDIMNEVYRAMAALNFEWKIINAYSVRVRHKNKVTNKYSKMSLQLYQVDYKNYLLDFKSRSSEDTESVNEDSMNTQSQLTGHHTMEFFEMCAALITQLAR
- the LOC107221689 gene encoding 5'-AMP-activated protein kinase catalytic subunit alpha-2 isoform X1, coding for MSGHSKMTDKIQSGQPQPIVKIGHYTLGPTLGVGTFGKVKIGEHALTKLKVAVKILNRQKIKSLDVVGKIRREIQNLKLFRHPHIIKLYQVISTPTDIFMIMEYVSGGELFDYIVKHGKLKEHEARRFFQQIISGVDYCHRHMIVHRDLKPENLLLDHNLHVKIADFGLSNMMTDGEFLRTSCGSPNYAAPEVISGKLYAGPEVDIWSCGVILYALLCGTLPFDDEHVPTLFRKIKTGIFPIPEYLNKSVVSLLCHMLQVDPMKRATIEDIKKHEWFQKELPTYLFPSPVEQDSSVIDTGAVSEVCEKFNVKDSEVHSALLSCDPHDQLAIAYHLIIDNKRIADEAAKAEYKDFYVASSPPPVAFSPSESNNSPLRPHPERIAPLRETKNSQGGASAQTQSGASGASRGTPVKRSKWHLGIRSQSKPNDIMNEVYRAMAALNFEWKIINAYSVRVRHKNKVTNKYSKMSLQLYQVDYKNYLLDFKSRSSEDTESVNEDSMNTQSQLTGHHTMEFFEMCAALITQLAR